CGGCGGCCGCTCCCGCTGACGGACAGCGGGACGCGTTCGATGACACCGCGATCCGCGAGTTCGTACAGAAAGCGTTTGACCGTTCCGGCGGTCAGCGACGATCGGTCTGCGATCTCCGCCGCGACGTCGCGAATGGGACGGTCGGCGGAATCGACGGCGATGAGGTCGCGGAGGACCTGTTGGCGCGTCTCGGAGAGTGCCAGCACCCGATCGACGTGGACGCCGTTCTCGGGAACGTCCGCCGTCGCCGCCTCGAGGTGGGTCCGTTCGATTCGATCCGCGCCGTCCTCGCCGGCGAGGACCACCGCGCCGAACAGCGCGGCGAGCGCGTCGTGTGCGTTGCCGTCGGCCCAGATCGCGACCTCGCGGACGGTTTCGTGGTCGAGGGCCCCTGGAGAGAGCCCGGTCGACGTCCGGTCGGTGACGACGTCGACGAGTTCGTGATGGCGGTAAGACGGGACCGTCACCGTCGGTCCGTCCCAGCCGTCGGGTTCGGTCTGCCCGACGGCGATCGTCGAGACGTTTTCGGCCGACGGTTCGACGAGTTCGCGAACGCGCTCGTAAGAGAGCGTCTCGGGTTCGTCGTAGTGATCGACAGCGATGACTGCACGCCGGTCCGGTCGCTCGAGCCGCGAGCAGAGTCGCTCGCGGAGATCGTCGGTTCCCACGCCGCTCTCGGGAACCGACTCCGCGGAGATCCGCGAGAGGACGGTCCGGTAGAACGCGAAGGCGCTCTCGACGCGACGCGCGTCGACGTAGACGAACCACGTCACCGGGCCGGTGCTGCCGGCCCGCGTCGTCGTCCCCATCGTGCGAGTGGTCTCGCCGAGTCGATCGTTCAGCGCCGCGAACAGCGACGTGACGATCGCTGAGGTTCCGGCACCCGCGGGACCGACGACCGCGACGGGCTCCGGAAGCGTGCCGTCGAACACCGCCTCGAGTGCGTCGAGCAGCTGCTCGAGCACGGGACCTCGACCCACCGGTTCCGACCGGTGAACCACCGGACTGAGGTGTTCACGGTTGACGACGATCCCGTTGTCGCGGCGCGCGGATCGTCGTCGAGCGATGCGTTCCTGGAGGTCCATTACGTCTCCTCCAGCTCCGTCCCCACGAGCGCGGCCTCGAGAACCTGCAGCGTGTGCTGGATCTCGTAGCCGGTTCCGTGCTCCATCTGCATCGAGCAGGTCGGACACTCCGTCAGCCCGGTCGTGGCCTCCGCGTCCTCCATGTGCTCGAACATTTCCTCACCGATCTTCATGGAGGTTTCGTAGTTCTCTTCCTTCCAGCCGTAGGTGCCGGAGATTCCGGAACAGGAGTCGCCGACGTCCTCGGCCTCGACGCCGTCGATCGCGCTCATCACTTCGATCGTCTGTCCGTCCAGCCCCTGATTTCGCGAGTGGCACGGGGCGTGGTAGGCGAAGCTGGCGTCGTCGACCCGGGTCCCCTCGAGTTCGCCCTCGAGGTCCTCGTGGACCCGGAGGTACTCGACGGCTTCCCAGGTGTTCTCGGCGACGCTCTCGGTGCCCTCGAAGTCGAACAGCTCCGGGTACTCCTGGCGGAGCGACATCGAACAGGAGGTACAGGAGGCGATGACGTCGGCGCCGTCTTCGATCGCCGCGGAGAGTTCGCGAACGTTCGTCTCGGCGGCCCGTCGGGCGTCGTCGAGCATTCCGTTGGCGAACATCGGCGTCCCGGAACAGGCCTGTTCGGGAATCATGACCTCGTAGCCGAAGCGCTCGAAGACGCGCACGAGCGCCTTCCCGACCTCAGTCGTGTTGTAATTCGAGTAGCAGCCGTGGAAGTAGGCGATGCGCTTCTCCTCGCTCTGGACCTCGGCGCCGCGCTCCGCTCGCGCTTCCTGCGCTCGCTCCCTCGAGGTGGCGTTGCCACCTCGCTTTGCCCACCATTCACGAAAGGTCGTCTTCGCGAACTCGGGGAACTCTCGCTCGCTGGTGATGCCGAGGACCTTCTCGCCCATCCACTGCGTGACGGAGAGGCCCATCACGAAGTTCGCCGTCCGCGGGAACGCCGACGCCAGCGGGGCGAGCTGGCGGTAGTTCGAGAGCATCCGGTTGCGCCAGTACTCGCGGGAGAACTTGCTCATGTTCTCCTCGACGTACTCGGCTCGCGCCGTATTGTGCATCTGCGACAGGGGTACTTCGGAGGGACAGGCGCTGTCACAGCGCATGCAGTTCGAACACTTCATCACCGAGTCGTCGATGTCGTGGTCGTCCTGACGCTTGAGCCGCCACTGCTCGGGTCCCTGGAACTTCGGGCCGGGGAACTCGTCGTCGACCTCGGCGACCGGACAGTTCGTGTCGCAGGTCGAGCACTTGTAACAGTTATCGGCGCCCGGTCGGAGGTCCATCTTCTCGGCCTCGGGGAACACCTGGATCGGTTCGAACTCGTCGTCTCCTGGAACGTGGTCGTCGGTTGGTTGTTCTGCGTCGCTCATCGAATCACCGTGGTCGATCGCTCGCTCGAGTCAATTGCAGTCACTGTTAGGGTTGCGTTCATCTGCTCGCCTCGGTTCCGGCCCGCCCGCCCGCGACGTAGCCCGTCGCGAGCGAGACGCCGGCGCCGGATTTCTCCGCCGCGTAGTCGTAGCCGCCGAGCACCCCACCCGCGGCGCGCAGGTTCGAGAACTCGGGTTCGTCGTCCTCGTCGAGCGGCCGCAGTTCGCGGTCCGGAACGAGTCCGAACCGGGCGTAGGGCTGCTCGCCGAAGACGTCCTCGACGAACCAGTCGTAGCGCTCCGCGGCGTGGGGGACGTGACAGTCGAAGACGGGTTCGAACACTCGATCTCGCTCGCTCCGGACGCCCTTTCCGACGAGCCCGCCGGTCGCGAGCACGTACTGTTCGGCCCGGTACGGAACCTCCTGCCCGTGACGGTCGACGACGACGTGATCGATCGCGCCGTCGCCGTCGCTCTCGTAGTCGATCACGGGAACGCCCGACGTGACTCGCACGCCTGCGTCACTGAGCGCGTCGTACAGCAGGTCCTCGAGGCGCATTCCGGGTAGACTCGGCGGTCCCATCGGGACCTCGAAGACGTCGACGCCCAGCGCGTCCTCGAGGTCGGCCCGGACCTCGTCGGAGTGTTCGTCGCCCAGAATCGCCGGGAAGCCGACCCGCGACTCGTCTTCGAGGTTGGCGTCGACGGTCGCCGCGAGCGCCTCGCGAGCGGACGTCTCGCCCGCTCCCGCCTGGACGGTCTCCTCGTGGTCGAGCAGGTGGGCGTAGCGGTTGATCTTCGCGTCGTCGCGAACGATTCCGGGGAACGCGACGGTGACGCCGCGAGCCTCGAACGGCGCGCCCGCCGCCTCGAGGTGAGACGCCGCCAGCGGCGCGTCGAAGTCGGTCAGCGTCTCGAACCCGACGAGCAGCGTGTCCTTCGGGACGGTCGCCAGGCCGGCGGCCGTCGAGACGGGGTAGCGCGCGGTCGGCTTGACGGTGCCGCCGTGGGTCGGAACGAGCGCGTTCGACGCCGTGTGGCCTCCCGCGTAGGCGTCACCGGCGATCTCGTCGAAGAACGAGAGCGCGTCGCGCACCGCCTCGGTGCCGACGCGCTCGTAGGGATGGCCCTCGGGGAGAGCCGAGAGCGCCTCGAACGGATCGACGATCGGTCCGTCTCCCCCGGGCGTGTAGCCGAGGATATCGATCAGGCCGCTCGCGTGCCGGAGGGTGCTCTGCTTGTACGTGACCAGTCGGACCTGGACGCCTTCCTCCACCGCGGTGAGCGCGGCGGTCGCACCGGCCAGCCCGCCGCCGATGACGAGGACGTCGTCCTCGATCGCCATCTCACCGCACCCCCGTGTCGAACGCGCCGTAGTCGACGGGCTCCGCGGCGCTCGCGGGGTCGTTGTCGCGGTTCATCGTCGTCGCGTGCAGCGCGTAGTTGAGCATCGCCTGGGAGAGCTGTTCGCCCCAGAGGGCGTGGCGTTCGCCCTTCCAGCGCTCCTGGAACAGTTCGTCCAGCGCTTCCCGGGTCGTCTCCTCGTCGTACTCGGGGTGGAGTTCGCTGGCCATATTCTGACAGCAAAAGCCGCCCTGACAGTTGCCCATCGAGGCCCGCGTCCGGATGCGGACCGCGTTCAGGTCGGATCCCGACTGGGAGATCGCGTCGCAGACCTCCGCCCGCGTGACGCCCTCGCACTGACAGATGACCGGATTGGCCTCGTCCGTCTCGAGCACCTCGGGGGAGCGACTGCCGAGTCGCTGCTTGCTCCGGCGGGCAATCGGCGAGCGAAGCCCGAAGTCGTCCATCCCCTCCTCGAGCACCTCGAGGTTCTCGCTGCCCGGGAGCGATTCCTCCGCGGTGGCACACGAGGCGGTGACGCCGAGCTGTTCGCAGACGTGATCGGAGATCTGCTCGGCCATCGCTCGGTAGGTGGTGAACTTGCCGCCGACGATACTCGACATGCCGGCGACGTCGTCGCGCTCCTCGTGGTCGAGCAGGAAGAAGTCGCGCGTGATGTCCGTCGGATCCTTCGTGCCGCGTCCCGGGGGCTCGTACAGCGGTCGGACGCCCCAGAACGAGCGGATCGTCCGGGCCTTCTCGAGGATCGGAACGAGTTCCGAGAGCGTGTCGATCATCATGTCGACCTCCCACCCCTCCTCGGGGTAGTCGTCCGGATCCTCGACCTCTTCGTCGGTCGTGCCGAGGATGGCGGTCGTCTCGTGAGGGACGACGATATCGGCGTCACCCTTCGGTCGACACCGGTTGACGACGGTGTCGACCTGTCGGACGTTCATAATCGTCATCACGCCCTTGGAGGGGCGGACTTCGACGTCGAGGTCGGCCATCGCACCGATCTGGCCGGCCCACGCGCCCGTCGCGTTGACCACGTAGTCGGCGGTGATCTCCTCGGTCGTCCCCGGCGTCTTGTGCGTCCGCTTGCCGGGCCCGGAGTCGTGTCGAACCTTCACGCCGTAGATATCGTCGCCGTCGCGCAGGAGGTCGACCACCTCGGCGTGGGTCTCGACGCGCGCGCCGTGGCGTTCGGCGTCGATCGCGTTCGCGACGCAGAGTCGGAACGGGTCGATCGCCCCGTCGGGAACCTGAATCGCGCGCTTGACGTCCTTCGCGAGGTAGGGCTCCACCTCGCGAGCTTCCCTGCCGGAGAGGGCCCGCGCGGGAATCTTACACTCGCGACAGCCCTCGAGTTTCTCCTGGAAGTAGTCGTCGGGATCTTCGGGGCGCTGAACGAACAGCCCGCCGGTCATCTCGACGCAGTGACCGGCGATATCCCGGAGAATCTTGTTTTCTTCGATACACTCGGTCGCACTGGCCTGGTCAGAGACGGCGTACCGTCCGCCGCTGTGCAAGAGGCCGTGCATCCGGCCCGTCGTCCCGTCCGTTAGATTGCCTCGTTCGACGAGGGTGACCTCGAGGCCGCGCATCGCCAGGTCTCTGGCGATGCCACAGCCGGTCGAGCCACCGCCGAGTACGAGGACCTCCGTATCGTGTGCCATCCCTTCGTACGTACCTAGCCGTCCCCCGTCTTTATTTTATCGGCGCTTCCCGAGCGGCCATAACAAACGGATAGAACGCTGGTTAGTGCGGCACGAACGAATATCAGAGAAACAAATACGACCGCCAGGAAAGTGGACGTTTGGCCGCATATAATGTACGTTCCGTAGATTGTCGAATTACCAAGCACGAACCGCGATATCAGATTTTCGATATTTTTGGTAACGTTTATAATGATCGTAGGAAATGTTTATCAGTAGAATGCGATCGTCAGTAAAGACGGCGCATGGGACAATCTGGGGCGACTACCAATGACAGCAAACACGTACGTCGGCGCAGTTGATCAGGGAACGACCGGAACTCGGTTTATGGTCTTCGACCACGGAGGACAGGTCGTCGCGAACGCCTACGAAAAGCACGAACAGTACTACCCGGAACCCGGCTGGGTCGAACACGATCCGATGGAGATCTGGGAGAACACGAAGAGCGTCATCACGACAGCACTCGGAAAGGCGGGGATCAGTCCCGACCAGCTCGAGGCCATCGGCGTCACGAACCAGCGCGAGACGACGCTCCTCTGGGACGCGGAGTCCGGTCGTCCGGTCCACAACGCCATCGTCTGGCAGGACCGACGGACGACGGACCGGGTCGAACAGCTCGAGGAGGACGGGATGGTCGGCACCATCCGCGCGAAGACCGGGCTCGAGGCCGACGCCTACTTCTCGGCGACGAAAGCGGAGTGGCTGCTCGACAACGCCGACCCCATCAAGATGGAGCGGGCCCGCCCCGCGGACATACAGGACCGAGCGGCGGAGGGCGAGGTCCTCTTCGGGACGATCGACACCTGGCTGATCTACAACCTCACGGGGAACCACATCACCGAGGTCACGAACGCCTCGCGCACGATGCTGTACAACATTCACGACCTCGAGTGGGACGACGAACTCCTCGAGGAGTTCTCCATCCCCGAGGCGATGCTGCCCGAGGTCCGCCCCTCGAGCGACGACGAGACCTACGGAACGACCGACCCCGAGGGCTTCCTCGAGGCGGAGGTACCCGTCGCCGGCGCGCTGGGTGACCAGCAGGCGGCGCTGTTCGGCCAGACCTGTTTCGACGCCGGTGAGGCCAAGAACACCTACGGCACGGGCTCGTTCTTCCTGATGAACACCGGCGACGAGGCCGTCGAGAGCGACCACGGGCTGCTGACGACGATCGGCTTCCAGCGCTCGGGCGAACCCGTCCAGTACGCCCTCGAGGGGGCGATCTTCGTCACCGGCGCGGCGATCGAGTGGCTCGAAGACATGTCGCTGATCGACAACCCGGCCCAGACCGCCGAACTCGCCCGCAGCGTGGACTCGACCGACGGCGTCTACGTCGTTCCCGCCTTCACCGGCCTGGGAGCACCCCACTGGGACCAGCGCGCCCGCGGCACCATCGTCGGGATGACCCGCGGCACGCGCAAGGAGCACGTCGTCCGGGCGACGCTCGAGTCGGTCGCCTACCAGACCCGCGACGTCGCGGAGGCGATGGAGGCCGACTCCGGCATCGAGATGGCGGATCTCAAGGTCGACGGCGGCGCGGTCAAGAACAACTACCTCTGTCAGCTCCAGTCCGACATCATCGGCTCGGAGATCGTCCGCCCGAAGGTCGACGAGACGACCGCGCTCGGCTCCGCGTACGCCGCGGGCCTGGCCGTCGGCTACTGGGGCGACATCGAGGGGCTTCGCGACAACTGGCAGATCGACCGCGAGTTCGAACCGGAGATGGACCGCGACGAGGCGGACAAGAAGTACGGCCGCTGGAGCGACGCCGTCGAACGGTCGCTCGACTGGGCGCGGGACGGTGACGGTGAATGATCGACGCATTACTCGACCTCGCTGAGATCATCGCCGCCTTCGGCGGTGGCGCCTTCGGCGCCGCACTCGGGCCGCTACCGGCTTTCATCTTCACCGGGTTCATGGTGATCGCGGGCGAGTCTGCGGTGCTCGTCGACCCCGAGGCCCTTGAGATTACGAACTCGGTCGCCTTCGGACCGCCGTTCTCGCCGGCGATCAGCTTCGCCGGCGGCGTGGCGGCGACGGCCTACGCCGCTCGCCAGGGCTACATGGATACCGGCTTCGACTACCACGAGGCGAAGAACATCGCCTTCGCGCTCGGCACGAAGCCCGACGTGCTCGCCGTCGGCGGCGCGTTCGGGATCCTCGGCTACTGGCTGACCGTGCTGTCGGCGGAACTCGGCATGCCGTACGACCCCATCGCGATGGGCGTCGTGCTCTCCGCGTTCGCCCACCGGCTGATCCTCGGCTACAGCATCATCGGGAAGGTCCGGGGGTCGAATATCCTCGACATGAGCCCGTTCGAGCGCGAGGAGACGCGCGTCATCGGCAAACCCGCTACCAACGGCGGCGAGCAAACCGATGGCGGCGAAGCGCAGGCGGCTGCCGCCGCGACCACTCAGAAGGAACGGTTCAAGGTCGAGCCGTGGCTGCCCCACCAGTACAAGTGGGGCCACGTCGCGATGATCGGTCTCGCGGCGGGGATCCTGGGCGCCTACGTCGGGGTCAGGACCGGCAGCGCGTTCCTCGGCTTCGGAATCAGTGCAGCTTCGCTCGTCTTCCTCAACTGCGGGGTCGAGAAGATCCCGGTTACTCACCACATGACCTTACCCGCCGCGACCGCCGCGCTGGCGGTTTACGTTCCCGCCGACGGCGGTGTTGCCGAGGCCGCGCCGGTCGCCTACGATAGCGGCGCGCTCCTCGCGGGCACCGGCGTCGAGGTCGCGTTGATCGTCGGTCTCGTCTTCGGCGTCGTCTCCGCACTCTTCGGCGAACTGTTCCAGCGGATCTTCTACGCGCACGGCGACACGCACGTCGACCCGCCCGCTGCGGCGATCGTGTTCGGGATCTTCCTGGTCGCGGTCATGTACGCCCTCGGCGTCTTCCCGACGACGGTCTACGTGCCGCTGTTCTGATCGGCGCCCGACCGATCCGTTTTGCCGTTTTTCATACCCTCGTCCCAAACCGACGGCTTTAGGCTGCAGGTCACGGATCCGAAGCTATGACGACAGACCCGCCGCTCGTGCTCGACATCGACGGCACGCTCACCCGCCCCGAGGGCTGGGGGATCGATCCGCGCGTCTTCGACCCGATCCGCGACTGGGACGCCCCCGTCGTGATCGCCACCGGGAAGGCCTTCCCCTACCCCGTCGCTCTCTGTCACTTCGTCGGCGTGCCGGAACTCGTCGTCGCCGAGAACGGCGGCGTCGTCTACACCGGCGACGACGTCTTCTTCACCGCCGACCGGGAGGCCGCCCAGGCCGTCGTCGAGGAGTACCGCAGTCGGGGCTACACGCTCGGCTGGGGCGAGGAAGACACCGTCAACCGCTGGCGGGAGACCGAGGTCGCCGTCAACTTAGAGCAACCCGTCGCCCCGCTGCGCGAGATCGCCGCCGAGCACGGCCTCGAGGTCGTCGATACCGGCTACGCCTACCACGTCAAGGACGCTGACCCGAACAAAGGCGACGGCGTCGAGACCATCGCGGAACACGTCGGATTCGATCTCGCCGACGCCGTCGCCGTCGGCGACTCGATCAACGACGTCTCGACGTTCGAGCTCGTCGGCCGAAGCTTCGCCGTCGCGAACGCCGATCGCGCCGCGACTGAGGCCGCCGACGAGGTGCTCGAGGCGGTCCACGCCGACGGAACGCTGTCGGTGCTCGAGCGGGTTCGGGGCTCGTCGTAATTCGACTCGCCACGCGGAACGCTTTTGCGTGTCCCGGCGAACCGCCACGTATGGACGGAACCGCGGTCGCAATCGCGCTCTTCGGTCTCGTCGGAACGGTCGCGATCTTCGCGCTCACCTATCGGGACGCAATCCGACAGGAAATTCCGCGGCCCCGGCTGTGGGCTGCGATCGCGGCGATCCCCTTCACGGTCGGAGTGGGACTGTACCTGTTCGCTCCGGCGCCGATGACGGGCGTGATCATGACCGCCAACACCGGCCTGGTGCTGTACACGTTCGAGCGGGAGATCGCGAACGAGGACGACGAACCGGCCGAGCCGGGACAACTGCCGTACGGACCGGTCGGAGACGGGAGATCCGGCGAATCGACCGACTCGAGCACGAAGTAAGACTCCGCTCGAGTTCGTCGACGGAGTACGACACCACACGGCTTTTGCCCGCGCCGATACAACGCACGCCAACATGAGCGACTCCGCGGATTCCGGGACGGCGAACGCCGACGGCGAGGACGACGCCCCGGCACAGGTCTCGAGCCCGGACTACCACAGCGAGAACCACACCGCGGCCCAGACCTGCGGCTGGACGGCGAACGCCCTGCGCGGCGAGGGGAAGTGCTACAAGTACATCTACTACGGGATCGAGTCCCACCGCTGTATCCAGATGACGCCCGTAGTCAAGTGCAACGAGCGCTGCGTCTTCTGCTGGCGCGACCACAGGGGCCACGCCTACGAACTGGGCGACGTCGAGTGGGACGACCCCGAGGCCGTCGTCGACGCCTCGATCGAGCTCCAGAAGCGGCTCCTTTCGGGATTCGGCGGCAACGAAGAAGTCCCGCGCGAGGTCTTCGATCAGGCGATGGAACCCCGCCACGTCGCCATCTCGCTCGACGGCGAACCGACGCTGTACCCCTACCTGCCGGAACTGATCGAGGCCTTCCGCGACCGCGGCATCACCACCTTCCTCGTCTCGAACGGGACCCGACCCGAGATGCTCCGGAAGTGCGACCCGACCCAGCTCTACGTCAGCGTCGACGCCGCCGAGCGCCACACCTTCGATCAGGTCGTCGGCGCCATGGAGGACGACGCCTGGGAGAAGCTCCTCGAGACGATGGAGGTCCTCGCCGAGAAGGACGAAACCCGCACCGTCCTGCGGACGACGCTCGTCGAAGGCGAGAACATGCACCACCCCGACTGGTACGCCGGCTTCTACCAGCAGGCGGATCCCGACTTCATCGAACTGAAGGCGTACATGCACGTCGGCCACTCCCAGGGCCGACTCGACAGGTCCTCGATGCCCGACCACGAGCGGGTCGTCGAGTTCACCGGGGAGGTCCAGGAGTACATGCCGGAGTTCACCGAACTGAAGGACGTTCCGGCCTCGCGCGTCGCGCTCCTGTCGAAGGAGAAAGACACCTGGGTGCCGAAACTGAAGAAGGGCAGCGAGTTCTGGGAGGACGATCCGCTCGTCGCCGACTATTAGGTCGCCTCGAGGAGCGTTTCGAATTCCGGTGGGTTTTTCCGCGGACTCGCCGATGAACGGACGACGCCGACAACGCTGGTGAATTGCGTAACAGTTCCGTTACGCATGCCACATCCGGTATGCTTTTATCTCGGTGCACCAAACTCACTGCTATGTCAGTGACAGCGGAGTCCACCGTCGGCCACGACGAACTCGCCGTGCTCAAGCTGCTCGCCCTCGAGGGTGGGCTCGAAGGCGACGTCAAGATTTCCTGTTCTCGTCTCGCGGATCGGCTCGACGCGTCGAACCAGACGGCCTCGAGACGTCTCCAGCGACTCGAGAGCGCCGACCTGCTCGAACGCGACACGGTCAGCGACGGCCAGTGGGTCGCGATCACCGACGCCGGCGAGCGGGCGCTCCACACCGAATACGAGGACTACCGTCGCATCTTCGAGACGGACTCGGAGGTCGAACTCGACGGCACCGTCACGAGCGGGATGGGCGAAGGTCGCCACTACATTTCGCTGTCCGGCTACAAACGTCAGTTCGACGACCGACTCGGCTACGAGCCGTTTCCCGGCACGCTGAACGTCGACCTTCGCGAGGACAGCGTCCGCCGGCGCAGCGCCGTCGCCTCGCTCGAGCCGGTGCCGATCGACGGCTGGGAGGACGACGAGCGCACCTACGGACCCGCGGTCTGTCACCCTGCGACGGTCGAAACGGTCGACGGCGAGCGCTACGAGGAGGCGCACATCATCGCCCCCGAGCGCACCCACCACGACGAGGACCAGCTCGAGGTCATCGCCCCCGACAAGCTCCGGGAAGCGCTCGGTCTCGAGGACGGGGATCGCGTCACGGTTTCCGTGGGTGATGGCCGATGACCGGACGTCACGCCAGCGCGAACGCCAACACGGGAACGGGAAGCGGCGCGTCCGCCACCGCGTTCGAGCGCGCGCTCGAGGCACTGTGGGCGGGCGAGCCGGTGCTCGTCCACGACGCGGCCGACCGCGAGGGCGAGACGGACCTCATCTACCACGCCGACGCGGTGACTCCCGAAGCCGTCGCCCGGATGCGCAACGACGCCGGCGGACTGATCTGCCTCGCGCTGAGCCACGAGATCGCGGAGGCGTTCGACCTCCCGTTCTACACCGACGAAGTCGACCACCCCGCCGCGGCCGACCACGAACTCGGCTACGACGAGCGCTCGTCGTTCTCGCTGACGGTCAACCACCGGGACACCTACACGGGTATTACGGACGCCGACCGCTCGAGAACGATCCGGGCTCTCGGCGAGGCCGCCGCGGCGCCCGAGGAGACGGAGTTCGCCGCCGAGTTTCGGGTTCCCGGCCACGTCCACCTGCTGAAAGCTGCACCCGACCTGCTCGCCCAGCGCGAGGGCCACACCGAACTCGGCCTCGCGCTCGCCGGCGCCGCCGACCTCCCGCCCGCCGTCGTCGTCTGCGAGATGTTAGACGACGAAACCGGCGAGGCGCTCACGCCCGTCGACGCCCGCGCGTACGCCCACCGGCACGACTTCGTCTACCTCGAAGGACGGGACGTCCTCGACCGACTCGGGTAAACGCGCGTCTCGCGATCTCGCTTCTCGTCCTCAGTCTCCGTCGGTCCCGAGCGACGTCCGTTCGGCGCCCGGACCGCTCCGGTACACCGCGTAGAGGACGAGAACGGCGATCGTAAAATCGACACCGTGCTCGACGAGATGGTGGATCGTCATCGGTACCAGCCCGAAGACGGTCCCCAGTCCGACCAGCGATCTGGTCATGAGCAGGCCGAGCACGATCGTAATCAGCAGATACCGCGTCGATCGCCGTCTGGAGTACGCGACGGCCCCGATACAGAACAGCACAGTCGTACCCGCGGCTGCCAGGACGATTACGGCGAGGAGGACGGGTGTCAACTGGGGATCCACCCATCCGACGTCGAACGGGTTCGTATGTTGCATCTCCGCGACACTAGCTCTGACGGAGCGTCACCTATGTGCTTCGATCGCGAATTCGGACGGTCCATCCCGTTCCCACCCGATGAGAACGAACGAAAGCCGTTATCAGAACGACTGCGCTATCTCACGATACCGTCCGCTGCTGCCCCTCAATAG
This DNA window, taken from Natronococcus sp. CG52, encodes the following:
- a CDS encoding CTP-dependent riboflavin kinase, with the translated sequence MSVTAESTVGHDELAVLKLLALEGGLEGDVKISCSRLADRLDASNQTASRRLQRLESADLLERDTVSDGQWVAITDAGERALHTEYEDYRRIFETDSEVELDGTVTSGMGEGRHYISLSGYKRQFDDRLGYEPFPGTLNVDLREDSVRRRSAVASLEPVPIDGWEDDERTYGPAVCHPATVETVDGERYEEAHIIAPERTHHDEDQLEVIAPDKLREALGLEDGDRVTVSVGDGR
- a CDS encoding DUF7471 family protein, which produces MQHTNPFDVGWVDPQLTPVLLAVIVLAAAGTTVLFCIGAVAYSRRRSTRYLLITIVLGLLMTRSLVGLGTVFGLVPMTIHHLVEHGVDFTIAVLVLYAVYRSGPGAERTSLGTDGD
- the ribB gene encoding 3,4-dihydroxy-2-butanone-4-phosphate synthase, which gives rise to MTGRHASANANTGTGSGASATAFERALEALWAGEPVLVHDAADREGETDLIYHADAVTPEAVARMRNDAGGLICLALSHEIAEAFDLPFYTDEVDHPAAADHELGYDERSSFSLTVNHRDTYTGITDADRSRTIRALGEAAAAPEETEFAAEFRVPGHVHLLKAAPDLLAQREGHTELGLALAGAADLPPAVVVCEMLDDETGEALTPVDARAYAHRHDFVYLEGRDVLDRLG
- the twy1 gene encoding 4-demethylwyosine synthase TYW1, with product MSDSADSGTANADGEDDAPAQVSSPDYHSENHTAAQTCGWTANALRGEGKCYKYIYYGIESHRCIQMTPVVKCNERCVFCWRDHRGHAYELGDVEWDDPEAVVDASIELQKRLLSGFGGNEEVPREVFDQAMEPRHVAISLDGEPTLYPYLPELIEAFRDRGITTFLVSNGTRPEMLRKCDPTQLYVSVDAAERHTFDQVVGAMEDDAWEKLLETMEVLAEKDETRTVLRTTLVEGENMHHPDWYAGFYQQADPDFIELKAYMHVGHSQGRLDRSSMPDHERVVEFTGEVQEYMPEFTELKDVPASRVALLSKEKDTWVPKLKKGSEFWEDDPLVADY